The following are encoded in a window of Neomicrococcus lactis genomic DNA:
- the aroC gene encoding chorismate synthase, with protein sequence MLRWLTAGESHGPALVGIIEGMPAGVPLITDDVKKALARRRLGYGRGARMKFEQDEVTFLGGVRHGLTQGGPIAIQVGNTEWPKWEKVMSADPVDPAELANMARNAPLTRPRPGHADFTGMQKYGFDDARPVLERASARETAERVALGTAAANFLREVSVELVSHTTAVGTVAAPVDAALPLPSDVEALDADPLRCFDATTSAAMVAEVDAAHKEGETLGGVVEVLAYGMPPGVGSYVHWDRRLDARLAAALMGIQAIKGVEVGDGFLTASRRGSAAHDELQRNEDGTIVRTSGRAGGIEGGMSIGETLRVRAAMKPIATVPRALKTIDVASGEATTAHHQRSDVCAVPAAGVVAEAMVALVLAQAVLEKFGGDSLAEVKRNIDSYRAAIPGNLSSFGIASEDNEES encoded by the coding sequence ACGGATGACGTCAAAAAGGCGCTCGCTCGCCGCCGTCTCGGCTATGGCCGTGGCGCCCGCATGAAGTTTGAGCAGGACGAAGTCACGTTCCTCGGCGGTGTCCGCCATGGCCTCACTCAGGGCGGCCCCATCGCCATTCAGGTGGGCAACACCGAGTGGCCCAAGTGGGAAAAAGTCATGTCCGCTGATCCAGTGGATCCCGCTGAGCTCGCCAACATGGCACGCAATGCGCCTTTGACGCGTCCTCGCCCTGGCCACGCCGATTTCACCGGCATGCAAAAGTACGGTTTTGATGACGCACGCCCAGTGTTGGAGCGCGCCTCGGCTCGTGAAACCGCTGAACGCGTTGCCCTTGGCACTGCCGCCGCAAACTTCTTGCGTGAAGTGAGCGTTGAGTTGGTTTCCCATACGACGGCGGTGGGTACCGTTGCTGCACCTGTTGACGCCGCGCTCCCGCTTCCTTCGGATGTTGAGGCGTTGGACGCTGATCCACTGCGCTGCTTCGATGCCACCACCTCGGCCGCAATGGTTGCTGAAGTGGACGCCGCTCACAAGGAAGGCGAAACCCTCGGCGGTGTAGTCGAGGTACTTGCCTACGGCATGCCTCCAGGAGTCGGCTCCTACGTACATTGGGATCGCCGCCTTGACGCGCGTCTCGCAGCAGCTCTCATGGGCATTCAGGCCATCAAGGGCGTTGAAGTTGGCGACGGCTTCCTCACGGCATCTCGCCGTGGCTCTGCCGCTCACGACGAATTGCAGCGCAACGAAGACGGCACCATCGTTCGTACCTCGGGCCGGGCCGGAGGTATTGAAGGCGGCATGAGCATCGGAGAAACCCTCCGCGTGCGTGCTGCGATGAAGCCAATTGCAACCGTTCCCCGCGCGTTGAAGACCATTGACGTGGCCTCTGGTGAAGCCACCACGGCTCACCACCAGCGGTCGGACGTCTGTGCGGTGCCCGCTGCGGGTGTCGTAGCAGAAGCGATGGTGGCTTTGGTTCTTGCCCAGGCGGTGCTCGAGAAGTTCGGCGGAGACAGCTTGGCTGAGGTCAAGCGCAACATCGACTCTTACCGGGCAGCCATCCCAGGGAACCTTTCGTCGTTCGGCATCGCTTCTGAGGACAACGAAGAATCGTGA
- a CDS encoding shikimate kinase, translating to MNRGPIFLIGPMASGKTSVGKALAKLLGCEFIDTDKIVVQRHGTIAEIFARSGEAEFRRLETETLKEVAASYSVIATGGGSILSPENRALISHSGTPVYLEIDEAAVTPRLRGQGARPLLAGDDPVVRWVSIFAEREQIYQELAELVVDARRKPPRVLARDIAERLDLLPGTDLNTDADLDNAAPAGNDEQTN from the coding sequence GTGAATCGCGGGCCCATCTTTTTGATCGGACCCATGGCGAGCGGCAAGACGTCTGTTGGCAAGGCTCTTGCCAAGCTACTCGGCTGCGAGTTCATCGACACCGATAAGATCGTGGTGCAACGACATGGCACCATCGCGGAAATTTTCGCGCGCAGCGGGGAAGCCGAGTTCCGACGTCTCGAAACGGAGACGCTCAAGGAAGTGGCGGCGTCGTACTCCGTTATTGCTACGGGAGGCGGCTCGATTCTAAGCCCGGAAAACCGCGCGCTCATTTCGCACAGCGGCACCCCGGTGTACCTGGAGATTGACGAGGCAGCTGTTACCCCACGCTTGCGAGGACAGGGCGCCCGTCCGTTGCTGGCCGGAGATGATCCGGTGGTCCGGTGGGTTTCCATCTTTGCGGAACGCGAGCAGATCTATCAGGAGCTCGCGGAGCTAGTGGTGGATGCGCGCCGTAAGCCGCCGCGCGTACTGGCCCGAGACATTGCCGAGCGCTTGGATCTTTTGCCCGGCACGGATCTGAACACCGATGCTGACCTGGACAACGCGGCGCCTGCTGGCAATGACGAACAAACGAACTGA
- the aroB gene encoding 3-dehydroquinate synthase codes for MTDAVSTIKVTGNLPNENYDVLVGRGLLGRLAPYLGERVRRVLIIHPRALRTTGEAVREDLAAQGFQSFTAEIPDAEEGKHLQVAGFCWQVLGQNDFTRSDAIVTVGGGAVTDLGGFVAATWLRGVKVIHIPTSLLGMVDAAVGGKTGINTAEGKNLVGAFHPPAAVLADLDALKTLPANELVTGMAESVKSGFIADPRILELIEEDLAEATNAESDRLREIVERTIQVKADIVSTDLKESGRREFLNYGHTMGHAIELTERYQWRHGAAVSIGLVFAAELARTMGRIDDDLAARHKNILDMMGLPTTYRNDRWAALLDAMRRDKKSRGDLLRFVVLDGLAKPAMQEVPDTAILFATYQEIAS; via the coding sequence ATGACTGACGCGGTAAGCACTATCAAGGTCACGGGCAACCTGCCCAACGAGAACTACGACGTCTTGGTAGGCAGGGGATTGTTGGGGCGCTTGGCTCCGTACCTCGGTGAACGCGTGCGCCGTGTTCTCATCATTCATCCACGTGCCTTGCGCACCACCGGTGAGGCCGTCCGCGAGGATCTTGCGGCTCAAGGCTTCCAGTCCTTCACGGCAGAAATTCCTGATGCCGAAGAAGGCAAGCACCTTCAGGTTGCCGGCTTCTGCTGGCAGGTTCTGGGCCAGAACGACTTCACACGTTCGGACGCGATTGTCACGGTTGGCGGCGGCGCTGTCACCGACTTGGGTGGCTTCGTAGCAGCGACGTGGCTTCGCGGTGTCAAGGTCATTCACATTCCAACGAGCCTTTTGGGCATGGTGGACGCAGCCGTTGGCGGCAAGACCGGCATCAACACGGCTGAGGGTAAGAACCTCGTGGGCGCTTTCCACCCGCCGGCTGCTGTGCTCGCGGACTTGGACGCTCTCAAGACGTTGCCAGCCAACGAACTCGTTACCGGCATGGCCGAGTCCGTGAAGAGCGGTTTCATCGCAGACCCACGCATCCTCGAGCTGATCGAAGAGGACTTGGCAGAAGCAACGAACGCAGAGTCTGACCGGCTGCGCGAAATCGTGGAACGCACCATTCAGGTCAAGGCAGACATCGTCTCCACGGACCTCAAGGAAAGCGGCCGCCGCGAATTCTTGAACTACGGCCACACGATGGGCCACGCAATTGAGCTCACGGAGCGTTACCAGTGGCGCCACGGTGCTGCGGTTTCCATTGGACTCGTTTTCGCCGCAGAGTTGGCACGCACCATGGGCCGCATCGACGATGACCTCGCAGCCCGCCACAAGAACATTCTGGACATGATGGGCTTGCCGACCACGTACCGCAATGACCGTTGGGCAGCTCTTCTGGACGCCATGCGCCGCGACAAGAAGTCCCGCGGCGACTTGTTGCGCTTCGTGGTGCTCGATGGTCTAGCCAAGCCAGCCATGCAAGAAGTGCCTGACACCGCCATCTTGTTCGCGACATACCAGGAGATCGCCTCCTAG
- the efp gene encoding elongation factor P, translated as MATSNDIKNGTVLKIDGQLWTITEFQHVKPGKGGAFVRTKMRNVVSGKVVDKTYNAGAKIETATVDRRDYTYLYQDGADYVFMDTSDYDQITVPASVVGDAANFMLENQQAVIAMHDGAPLYIELPPSVVLEITYSEPGLQGDRSSAGTKPATLETGYEIQVPLFVEQGTKVKVDTRTGDYLGRVTE; from the coding sequence GTGGCAACGAGTAACGACATTAAGAACGGTACTGTGCTGAAGATTGATGGCCAGTTGTGGACCATCACGGAATTCCAGCACGTGAAGCCGGGTAAGGGTGGCGCATTCGTCCGCACGAAGATGCGCAATGTCGTTTCCGGCAAGGTTGTGGACAAGACCTACAACGCTGGTGCAAAGATTGAGACCGCGACGGTCGACCGCCGTGACTACACCTACCTGTACCAGGACGGCGCTGACTACGTCTTCATGGATACCTCTGACTACGATCAGATCACGGTTCCTGCTTCCGTAGTGGGCGACGCAGCAAACTTCATGCTCGAGAACCAGCAGGCAGTTATCGCTATGCATGATGGCGCTCCGCTGTACATCGAACTTCCACCATCGGTTGTTCTCGAAATCACCTACTCTGAGCCAGGCCTTCAGGGCGACCGCTCTTCCGCTGGCACCAAGCCAGCTACCTTGGAGACGGGTTACGAGATCCAGGTTCCACTGTTCGTTGAGCAGGGCACCAAGGTCAAGGTTGACACCCGTACGGGCGACTACCTCGGTCGAGTCACGGAGTGA